Proteins encoded together in one Balaenoptera ricei isolate mBalRic1 chromosome 2, mBalRic1.hap2, whole genome shotgun sequence window:
- the ARHGEF40 gene encoding rho guanine nucleotide exchange factor 40 isoform X5, with amino-acid sequence MEPEPVEDCVQSTLAALYPPFEATAPTLLGQVFQVVERTYREDALRYTLDFLVPAKHLLAKVQQEACAQYSGFLFFHEGWPLCLHEQVVVQLAALPWQLLRPGDFYLQVVPSAAQAPRLALKCLAPGGGRVQELPVPNEACAYLFTPEWLQGVNKDRPTGRLSTCLLSAPSGIQRLPWAELICPRFVHKGALMVGHRPSTLPPEVPSGPQGLPSPPLPEEALGTRSPGDGHNAPAEGPEGEYVELLEVTLPVRGSPTDADGSSGLSRTRTVPTRKGAGGKGRHRRHRAWMHQKGLGPRDQDGARPPGEGSSAGASPGSPPGAEAEALPEAAALEVSEPPAEALGEASEFCPLRPGEVGGGAGQGAEGPPGTPRRAGKGNRRKKRAAGRGALNRGGDSAPLSPGDKEETSHQEALVSLPPPSEHELPGCGPVKEEHEGSGKPDPEPREELKPADEKEPRPPEARGPVEERAREREQEGPRLVRVAGPSNPEGLLSDPLAPSPETVQEVKGDSIPEEATPVSSSDDPGVAWDLMSSGCLVLTGGVDQSGRALLTITPPCPPEEPPPSQDVLSAALHYLHSLLRPDLQVLGLSVLLDLRKAPALPPALIPVLSQLQDSGDPPLIQRLLLLTHDDPPTELHGFQGAELLSESDLKRVAKPEELQWDLGGHRDPSPSHWVETHKEVERLCRLCRGVLGSVRRAIEELERAAEPEGEEAAGMPEPLQKVLADPRLTELQRDGGAILMRLRSTHSSKLEGPGPATLYQEVDEAIHQLVRLSNLHVQQQEQRQRLHRLQQVLQWLSGPGEEQLVSFAVPGDSLSALQETELRFRAFSAEVQERLAQAREALALEEDPASQKVLDIFEQRLEQVESGLHRALRLQRFFQQAHEWVDEGSTRLAGAGPGREAVLAALALRRTPEPSAGTFQEMRALALDLGSPAALREWGRCRARCQELEKRVQQQLGAEASPRGHRRRRADSASSGGAQRGSHSPSPSLRSLLLPSSPGPRAAPSHCSLAPCGEDCEEEGPELAPEAEGRPPRTVLIRGLEVTSTEVVDRTCSPREHVLLGRAGGPEGPWGVGTPRMERKRSISAQQRLVSELIACEQEYVATLSEPVPPAGPELTPELRGTWAAALSARERLRSFHRTHFLRELQGCTTHPLRIGACFLRHGDQFSLYAQYVKHRHKLENGLAALSPPTKGTMEGGPHLPRALQQPLEQLARYGRLLEELLREAGPEPSSERQALGAAMQLLREQETRGKDLLAVEAVRGCEIDLKEQGQLLHRDPFTVICGRKKCLRHVFLFEHLLLFSKLKGPEGGSETFVYKQAFKTADMGLTENIGDSGLCFELWFRRRRAREAYTLQAASPEIKLKWTSSIAQLLWRQAAHNKELRVQQMVSMGIGNKPFLDIKALGERTLSALLTGRAPETLASSGDVSPGPRNSPSLQRPHPGSSTPILASGGILGLSRQSHARALSDPTTPL; translated from the exons ATG GAGCCTGAACCAGTAGAGGACTGTGTGCAGAGTACTTTGGCCGCCCTGTACCCACCTTTCGAGGCAACAGCCCCTACACTGTTGGGCCAAGTGTTCCAGGTGGTGGAGAGGACTTATCGGGAGGATGCGCTGAGGTACACGCTGGACTTCCTGGTGCCCGCCAAGCACCTGCTTGCCAAGGTCCAGCAGGAAGCCTGT GCCCAGTACAGCGGTTTCCTCTTCTTCCACGAGGGCTGGCCCCTCTGCCTGCACGAGCAGGTAGTGGTGCAGCTAGCAGCACTCCCCTGGCAGCTGCTGCGCCCAGGAGACTTCTACCTGCAAGTGGTGCCCTCAGCAGCCCAAGCGCCCCGCCTGGCACTCAAGTGCCTGGCCCCAGGGGGTGGGCGAGTGCAGGAACTGCCTGTGCCCAATGAGGCTTGTGCTTACCTGTTCACACCTGAGTGGCTACAAGGCGTCAATAAGGACAGGCCAACAGGTCGCCTCAGCACCTGCCTTCTGTCCGCACCCTCTGGGATTCAGCGACTGCCCTGGGCCGAGCTCATCTGCCCTCGATTTGTACACAAAGGGGCCCTCATGGTTGGACATCGGCCAAGCACACTACCCCCAGAAGTGCCCTCCGGACCCCAAGGGCTCCCCAGCCCTCCACTCCCCGAGGAGGCCCTGGGCACTCGGAGTCCCGGCGATGGGCACAATGCCCCTGCTGAAGGACCTGAGGGCGAGTACGTGGAGCTGCTGGAGGTGACGCTGCCTGTGAGGGGGAGCCCCACGGATGCTGACGGCTCCTCGGGCCTCTCCAGGACCCGGACGGTACCCACCCGCAAGGGTGCTGGGGGGAAGGGCCGGCATCGGAGACACCGGGCGTGGATGCACCAGAAGGGCCTGGGGCCTCGGGACCAGGATGGAGCCCGCCCGCCCGGTGAGGGGAGCAGCGCTGGAGCCTCCCCTGGGTCTCCCCCGGGAGCCGAGGCTGAGGCTCTCCCTGAGGCAGCAGCCCTGGAAGTATCTGAGCCCCCAGCAGAGGCGCTGGGGGAAGCCTCTGAGTTTTGCCCCCTGAGGCCAGGGGAGGTCGGAGGAGGAGCAGGCCAGGGGGCTGAAGGGCCGCCCGGTACCCCTCGGAGAgcaggcaaaggaaacaggagAAAGAAGCGAGCTGCAGGCAGAGGGGCTCTTAACCGAGGAGGAGACAGTGCCCCACTGAGCCCTGGGGACAAGGAAGAGAccagccaccaggaagcccttGTCAGTCTGCCCCCCCCAAGTGAACACGAGCTTCCAGGATGCGGCCCAGTTAAGGAGGAGCATGAAGGCTCGGGGAAGCCAGACCCTGAGCCGAGAGAGGAGCTCAAACCAGCAGACGAAAAAGAGCCTCGGCCCCCAGAAGCCCGTGGGCCTGTAGAAGAGAGGGCCAGAGAAAGAGAGCAGGAGGGGCCGAGGCTGGTGCGCGTGGCAG GGCCCAGCAATCCAGAAGGGCTCCTGTCTGACCCCCTGGCACCATCCCCAGAGACTGTGCAGGAAGTGAAAGGGGACAGCATCCCGGAAGAGGCCACTCCAGTCTCCAGCTCTGATGATCCTGGTGTAGCTTGGGACTTAATGTCGTCTGGATGTCTCGTCCTGACTG GAGGGGTGGATCAGAGTGGGCGAGCTCTGCTGACCATTACCCCACCGTGCCCTCCTGAGGAGCCTCCACCCTCCCAAGACGTGCTGAGCGCTGCTCTTCATTACCTCCACTCACTGCTCAG GCCTGACTTACAGGTACTGGGGCTGTCAGTCCTGCTGGACCTTCGCAAGGCACCCGCACTGCCTCCAGCACTCATTCCTGTCCTGAGTCAACTTCAG GACTCAGGAGACCCTCCCCTCATTCAGCGGCTGCTGCTTCTCACTCATGATGACCCTCCAACTGAACTCCATGGATTTCAG GGTGCTGAGTTGCTGTCAGAGAGTGATCTGAAAAGAGTGGCCAAGCCAGAGGAGCTGCAGTGGGACTTGGGAGGTCACAGGGACCCCTCTCCCAGCCACTGGGTAGAGACACACAAG GAAGTGGAAAGGTTGTGCCGCCTGTGCCGAGGTGTGCTGGGCTCTGTACGGCGAGCCATTGAGGAGCTAGAGAGAGCAGCAGAGCCAGAGGGAGAG GAGGCGGCAGGAATGCCTGAGCCCCTACAGAAGGTACTGGCAGATCCCCGGCTGACGGAGCTGCAGAGGGATGGGGGAGCCATCCTGATGAGGCTGCGCTCCACCCACAGCAGCAA GCTGGAGGGCCCAGGCCCAGCTACACTGTATCAGGAGGTGGACGAAGCCATTCACCAGCTCGTGCGCCTTTCCAACCTACATGTGCAACAGCAGGAGCAGCGGCAACGCTTGCACCGACTTCAGCAG GTGCTGCAGTGGCTCTCGGGCCCGGGGGAGGAGCAGCTGGTGAGCTTTGCTGTGCCCGGGGACTCCCTGTCTGCCCTGCAGGAGACAGAGCTACGATTCCGGGCTTTCAGTGCTGAGGTTCAG GAGCGCTTGGCTCAGGCGAGGGAGGCCCTGGCCCTGGAGGAGGACCCTGCCTCCCAGAAGGTTCTGGATATCTTTGAACAGCGCCTGGAGCAGGTTGAGAGTGGCCTCCACCGGGCTCTGCGGCTACAGCGCTTCTTCCAGCAG GCACATGAATGGGTGGACGAAGGTTCCACGAGGCTAGCAGGAGCTGGGCCGGGGCGGGAAGCAGTGCTGGCAGCCCTGGCCCTGCGGCGCACCCCGGAGCCCAGCGCCGGCACCTTCCAGGAGATGCGGGCCCTGGCCCTGGACCTGGGCAGCCCGGCGGCCCTGCGAGAGTGGGGCCGCTGCCGGGCCCGCTGCCAAGAGCTGGAGAAGAGGGTTCAGCAACAGCTGGGAGCGGAGGCGAGTCCACGGGGCCACCGGCGACGACGGGCAGACAGTGCCAGCAGCGGAGGGGCCCAGCGGGGCTCCCACAGCCCCTCACCCAGCCTCCGTTCCCTGCTGCTCCCCAGCAGTCCCGGGCCGCGGGCAGCCCCGTCCCACTGCTCCCTGGCCCCCTGTGGGGAGGACTGTGAGGAGGAGGGCCCCGAGCTGGCTCCGGAAGCAGAGGGCAGACCGCCGAGGACCGTGCTGATCCGAGGCCTGGAGGTCACCAGTACGGAGGTGGTAGACAGGACGTGCTCACCCCGGGAACACGTGCTGCTGGGCCGGGCCGGGGGCCCAGAAGGGCCCTGGGGAGTAGGCACCCCCCGGATGGAGCGCAAGCGAAGCATCAG CGCCCAGCAGCGTCTGGTGTCTGAGCTGATTGCCTGTGAGCAGGAGTACGTGGCCACCTTGAGTGAGCCAGTGCCACCCGCCGGGCCTGAGCTGACCCCTGAATTGCGGGGCACCTGGGCCGCGGCCCTGAGTGCCCGGGAGAGGCTCCGCAGTTTCCACCGGACACACTTTCTGCGGGAGCTTCAGGGCTGCACCACCCACCCCCTGCGCATTGGGGCCTGCTTCCTTCGCCAT GGGGACCAGTTCAGCCTTTACGCCCAGTACGTGAAGCACCGGCACAAACTGGAGAATGGTCTGGCTGCCCTCAGTCCCCCAACCAAG GGCACAATGGAGGGGGGCCCTCATCTGCCCCGGGCCCTGCAGCAGCCCCTGGAGCAGCTGGCCAGGTATGGGcggctcctggaggagctcctaAGGGAAGCTGGGCCTGAACCAAGTTCTGAGCGCCAGGCCCTTGGGGCTGCCATGCAACTGCTCCGGGAACAAGAGACCCGCGGCAAAGACCTGCTGGCTGTGGAGGCGGTGCGTGGCTGCGAG ATAGATCTGAAGGAGCAGGGACAACTCCTGCACCGGGACCCTTTCACAGTCATCTGTGGCCGGAAAAAGTGCCTTCGCCACGTCTTTCTCTTTGAGCATCTCCTCCTGTTCAGCAAGCTCAAGGGCCCTGAGGGGGGGTCAGAGACCTTTGTTTATAAGCAGGCCTTTAAG ACTGCTGACATGGGGCTAACAGAAAACATCGGGGACAGTGGGCTCTGCTTTGAGCTGTGGTTTCGGCGGCGGCGTGCACGAGAGGCGTACACTCTGCAAGCAGCCTCACCAGAGATCAAACTCAAGTGGACAAGTTCTATTGCCCAGCTGCTGTGGAGACAGGCGGCCCACAACAAGG AGCTCCGAGTGCAGCAGATGGTCTCCATGGGCATTGGGAATAAACCCTTCCTGGACATCAAGGCCCTTGGGGAGCGGACGCTGAGTGCCCTGCTCACTGGAAGAG CCCCAGAAACACTTGCCTCTTCTGGAGATGTGTCCCCAGGACCAAGAAACAGCCCCAGCCTGCAACGCCCACACCCTGGGAGCAGCACTCCCATCTTGGCCAGTGGAGGGATCTTAGGGCTATCCCGACAG AGTCATGCCCGAGCTCTGAGTGACCCCACCACACCTCTGTGA
- the ARHGEF40 gene encoding rho guanine nucleotide exchange factor 40 isoform X3, giving the protein MEPEPVEDCVQSTLAALYPPFEATAPTLLGQVFQVVERTYREDALRYTLDFLVPAKHLLAKVQQEACAQYSGFLFFHEGWPLCLHEQVVVQLAALPWQLLRPGDFYLQVVPSAAQAPRLALKCLAPGGGRVQELPVPNEACAYLFTPEWLQGVNKDRPTGRLSTCLLSAPSGIQRLPWAELICPRFVHKGALMVGHRPSTLPPEVPSGPQGLPSPPLPEEALGTRSPGDGHNAPAEGPEGEYVELLEVTLPVRGSPTDADGSSGLSRTRTVPTRKGAGGKGRHRRHRAWMHQKGLGPRDQDGARPPGEGSSAGASPGSPPGAEAEALPEAAALEVSEPPAEALGEASEFCPLRPGEVGGGAGQGAEGPPGTPRRAGKGNRRKKRAAGRGALNRGGDSAPLSPGDKEETSHQEALVSLPPPSEHELPGCGPVKEEHEGSGKPDPEPREELKPADEKEPRPPEARGPVEERAREREQEGPRLVRVAETVQEVKGDSIPEEATPVSSSDDPGVAWDLMSSGCLVLTGGVDQSGRALLTITPPCPPEEPPPSQDVLSAALHYLHSLLRPDLQVLGLSVLLDLRKAPALPPALIPVLSQLQDSGDPPLIQRLLLLTHDDPPTELHGFQGAELLSESDLKRVAKPEELQWDLGGHRDPSPSHWVETHKEVERLCRLCRGVLGSVRRAIEELERAAEPEGEEAAGMPEPLQKVLADPRLTELQRDGGAILMRLRSTHSSKLEGPGPATLYQEVDEAIHQLVRLSNLHVQQQEQRQRLHRLQQVLQWLSGPGEEQLVSFAVPGDSLSALQETELRFRAFSAEVQERLAQAREALALEEDPASQKVLDIFEQRLEQVESGLHRALRLQRFFQQAHEWVDEGSTRLAGAGPGREAVLAALALRRTPEPSAGTFQEMRALALDLGSPAALREWGRCRARCQELEKRVQQQLGAEASPRGHRRRRADSASSGGAQRGSHSPSPSLRSLLLPSSPGPRAAPSHCSLAPCGEDCEEEGPELAPEAEGRPPRTVLIRGLEVTSTEVVDRTCSPREHVLLGRAGGPEGPWGVGTPRMERKRSISAQQRLVSELIACEQEYVATLSEPVPPAGPELTPELRGTWAAALSARERLRSFHRTHFLRELQGCTTHPLRIGACFLRHGDQFSLYAQYVKHRHKLENGLAALSPPTKGTMEGGPHLPRALQQPLEQLARYGRLLEELLREAGPEPSSERQALGAAMQLLREQETRGKDLLAVEAVRGCEIDLKEQGQLLHRDPFTVICGRKKCLRHVFLFEHLLLFSKLKGPEGGSETFVYKQAFKTADMGLTENIGDSGLCFELWFRRRRAREAYTLQAASPEIKLKWTSSIAQLLWRQAAHNKELRVQQMVSMGIGNKPFLDIKALGERTLSALLTGRAARTRASVAVSSFEHAGPSLPGLSPGACSLPARVEEEAWDLDVKQISLAPETLASSGDVSPGPRNSPSLQRPHPGSSTPILASGGILGLSRQFLFPQSHARALSDPTTPL; this is encoded by the exons ATG GAGCCTGAACCAGTAGAGGACTGTGTGCAGAGTACTTTGGCCGCCCTGTACCCACCTTTCGAGGCAACAGCCCCTACACTGTTGGGCCAAGTGTTCCAGGTGGTGGAGAGGACTTATCGGGAGGATGCGCTGAGGTACACGCTGGACTTCCTGGTGCCCGCCAAGCACCTGCTTGCCAAGGTCCAGCAGGAAGCCTGT GCCCAGTACAGCGGTTTCCTCTTCTTCCACGAGGGCTGGCCCCTCTGCCTGCACGAGCAGGTAGTGGTGCAGCTAGCAGCACTCCCCTGGCAGCTGCTGCGCCCAGGAGACTTCTACCTGCAAGTGGTGCCCTCAGCAGCCCAAGCGCCCCGCCTGGCACTCAAGTGCCTGGCCCCAGGGGGTGGGCGAGTGCAGGAACTGCCTGTGCCCAATGAGGCTTGTGCTTACCTGTTCACACCTGAGTGGCTACAAGGCGTCAATAAGGACAGGCCAACAGGTCGCCTCAGCACCTGCCTTCTGTCCGCACCCTCTGGGATTCAGCGACTGCCCTGGGCCGAGCTCATCTGCCCTCGATTTGTACACAAAGGGGCCCTCATGGTTGGACATCGGCCAAGCACACTACCCCCAGAAGTGCCCTCCGGACCCCAAGGGCTCCCCAGCCCTCCACTCCCCGAGGAGGCCCTGGGCACTCGGAGTCCCGGCGATGGGCACAATGCCCCTGCTGAAGGACCTGAGGGCGAGTACGTGGAGCTGCTGGAGGTGACGCTGCCTGTGAGGGGGAGCCCCACGGATGCTGACGGCTCCTCGGGCCTCTCCAGGACCCGGACGGTACCCACCCGCAAGGGTGCTGGGGGGAAGGGCCGGCATCGGAGACACCGGGCGTGGATGCACCAGAAGGGCCTGGGGCCTCGGGACCAGGATGGAGCCCGCCCGCCCGGTGAGGGGAGCAGCGCTGGAGCCTCCCCTGGGTCTCCCCCGGGAGCCGAGGCTGAGGCTCTCCCTGAGGCAGCAGCCCTGGAAGTATCTGAGCCCCCAGCAGAGGCGCTGGGGGAAGCCTCTGAGTTTTGCCCCCTGAGGCCAGGGGAGGTCGGAGGAGGAGCAGGCCAGGGGGCTGAAGGGCCGCCCGGTACCCCTCGGAGAgcaggcaaaggaaacaggagAAAGAAGCGAGCTGCAGGCAGAGGGGCTCTTAACCGAGGAGGAGACAGTGCCCCACTGAGCCCTGGGGACAAGGAAGAGAccagccaccaggaagcccttGTCAGTCTGCCCCCCCCAAGTGAACACGAGCTTCCAGGATGCGGCCCAGTTAAGGAGGAGCATGAAGGCTCGGGGAAGCCAGACCCTGAGCCGAGAGAGGAGCTCAAACCAGCAGACGAAAAAGAGCCTCGGCCCCCAGAAGCCCGTGGGCCTGTAGAAGAGAGGGCCAGAGAAAGAGAGCAGGAGGGGCCGAGGCTGGTGCGCGTGGCAG AGACTGTGCAGGAAGTGAAAGGGGACAGCATCCCGGAAGAGGCCACTCCAGTCTCCAGCTCTGATGATCCTGGTGTAGCTTGGGACTTAATGTCGTCTGGATGTCTCGTCCTGACTG GAGGGGTGGATCAGAGTGGGCGAGCTCTGCTGACCATTACCCCACCGTGCCCTCCTGAGGAGCCTCCACCCTCCCAAGACGTGCTGAGCGCTGCTCTTCATTACCTCCACTCACTGCTCAG GCCTGACTTACAGGTACTGGGGCTGTCAGTCCTGCTGGACCTTCGCAAGGCACCCGCACTGCCTCCAGCACTCATTCCTGTCCTGAGTCAACTTCAG GACTCAGGAGACCCTCCCCTCATTCAGCGGCTGCTGCTTCTCACTCATGATGACCCTCCAACTGAACTCCATGGATTTCAG GGTGCTGAGTTGCTGTCAGAGAGTGATCTGAAAAGAGTGGCCAAGCCAGAGGAGCTGCAGTGGGACTTGGGAGGTCACAGGGACCCCTCTCCCAGCCACTGGGTAGAGACACACAAG GAAGTGGAAAGGTTGTGCCGCCTGTGCCGAGGTGTGCTGGGCTCTGTACGGCGAGCCATTGAGGAGCTAGAGAGAGCAGCAGAGCCAGAGGGAGAG GAGGCGGCAGGAATGCCTGAGCCCCTACAGAAGGTACTGGCAGATCCCCGGCTGACGGAGCTGCAGAGGGATGGGGGAGCCATCCTGATGAGGCTGCGCTCCACCCACAGCAGCAA GCTGGAGGGCCCAGGCCCAGCTACACTGTATCAGGAGGTGGACGAAGCCATTCACCAGCTCGTGCGCCTTTCCAACCTACATGTGCAACAGCAGGAGCAGCGGCAACGCTTGCACCGACTTCAGCAG GTGCTGCAGTGGCTCTCGGGCCCGGGGGAGGAGCAGCTGGTGAGCTTTGCTGTGCCCGGGGACTCCCTGTCTGCCCTGCAGGAGACAGAGCTACGATTCCGGGCTTTCAGTGCTGAGGTTCAG GAGCGCTTGGCTCAGGCGAGGGAGGCCCTGGCCCTGGAGGAGGACCCTGCCTCCCAGAAGGTTCTGGATATCTTTGAACAGCGCCTGGAGCAGGTTGAGAGTGGCCTCCACCGGGCTCTGCGGCTACAGCGCTTCTTCCAGCAG GCACATGAATGGGTGGACGAAGGTTCCACGAGGCTAGCAGGAGCTGGGCCGGGGCGGGAAGCAGTGCTGGCAGCCCTGGCCCTGCGGCGCACCCCGGAGCCCAGCGCCGGCACCTTCCAGGAGATGCGGGCCCTGGCCCTGGACCTGGGCAGCCCGGCGGCCCTGCGAGAGTGGGGCCGCTGCCGGGCCCGCTGCCAAGAGCTGGAGAAGAGGGTTCAGCAACAGCTGGGAGCGGAGGCGAGTCCACGGGGCCACCGGCGACGACGGGCAGACAGTGCCAGCAGCGGAGGGGCCCAGCGGGGCTCCCACAGCCCCTCACCCAGCCTCCGTTCCCTGCTGCTCCCCAGCAGTCCCGGGCCGCGGGCAGCCCCGTCCCACTGCTCCCTGGCCCCCTGTGGGGAGGACTGTGAGGAGGAGGGCCCCGAGCTGGCTCCGGAAGCAGAGGGCAGACCGCCGAGGACCGTGCTGATCCGAGGCCTGGAGGTCACCAGTACGGAGGTGGTAGACAGGACGTGCTCACCCCGGGAACACGTGCTGCTGGGCCGGGCCGGGGGCCCAGAAGGGCCCTGGGGAGTAGGCACCCCCCGGATGGAGCGCAAGCGAAGCATCAG CGCCCAGCAGCGTCTGGTGTCTGAGCTGATTGCCTGTGAGCAGGAGTACGTGGCCACCTTGAGTGAGCCAGTGCCACCCGCCGGGCCTGAGCTGACCCCTGAATTGCGGGGCACCTGGGCCGCGGCCCTGAGTGCCCGGGAGAGGCTCCGCAGTTTCCACCGGACACACTTTCTGCGGGAGCTTCAGGGCTGCACCACCCACCCCCTGCGCATTGGGGCCTGCTTCCTTCGCCAT GGGGACCAGTTCAGCCTTTACGCCCAGTACGTGAAGCACCGGCACAAACTGGAGAATGGTCTGGCTGCCCTCAGTCCCCCAACCAAG GGCACAATGGAGGGGGGCCCTCATCTGCCCCGGGCCCTGCAGCAGCCCCTGGAGCAGCTGGCCAGGTATGGGcggctcctggaggagctcctaAGGGAAGCTGGGCCTGAACCAAGTTCTGAGCGCCAGGCCCTTGGGGCTGCCATGCAACTGCTCCGGGAACAAGAGACCCGCGGCAAAGACCTGCTGGCTGTGGAGGCGGTGCGTGGCTGCGAG ATAGATCTGAAGGAGCAGGGACAACTCCTGCACCGGGACCCTTTCACAGTCATCTGTGGCCGGAAAAAGTGCCTTCGCCACGTCTTTCTCTTTGAGCATCTCCTCCTGTTCAGCAAGCTCAAGGGCCCTGAGGGGGGGTCAGAGACCTTTGTTTATAAGCAGGCCTTTAAG ACTGCTGACATGGGGCTAACAGAAAACATCGGGGACAGTGGGCTCTGCTTTGAGCTGTGGTTTCGGCGGCGGCGTGCACGAGAGGCGTACACTCTGCAAGCAGCCTCACCAGAGATCAAACTCAAGTGGACAAGTTCTATTGCCCAGCTGCTGTGGAGACAGGCGGCCCACAACAAGG AGCTCCGAGTGCAGCAGATGGTCTCCATGGGCATTGGGAATAAACCCTTCCTGGACATCAAGGCCCTTGGGGAGCGGACGCTGAGTGCCCTGCTCACTGGAAGAG CCGCCCGCACCCGGGCCTCGGTGGCCGTGTCATCTTTTGAGCATGCCGGCCCCTCCCTTCCCGGTCTTTCCCCGGGAGCCTGTTCCCTGCCTGCCCGCGTCGAGGAGGAGGCCTGGGATCTGGACGTCAAGCAAATTTCCCTGG CCCCAGAAACACTTGCCTCTTCTGGAGATGTGTCCCCAGGACCAAGAAACAGCCCCAGCCTGCAACGCCCACACCCTGGGAGCAGCACTCCCATCTTGGCCAGTGGAGGGATCTTAGGGCTATCCCGACAG TTTCTCTTCCCTCAGAGTCATGCCCGAGCTCTGAGTGACCCCACCACACCTCTGTGA